The following proteins come from a genomic window of Solwaraspora sp. WMMA2065:
- a CDS encoding SAV_6107 family HEPN domain-containing protein, with protein sequence MPTTSAPAQAPTVPAHLLPNRTPAQLLVLARHGLTEAGNTRPDGLRYAAAHLAALRAAAAMLAARARPAPTRRNRVTSVWALLMMVAPEMAEWATFFAAGASKRAAAEAGIPRVVTAREADDLLRSAGQFVSLVEDTLGLAHQPALDPALDGLAAA encoded by the coding sequence ATGCCGACCACTTCGGCACCGGCCCAGGCACCCACGGTGCCGGCGCACCTGCTGCCCAACCGCACCCCGGCCCAGTTGCTCGTCCTCGCCCGGCACGGGCTGACCGAAGCGGGCAACACCCGCCCCGACGGGCTGCGGTACGCGGCGGCCCACCTGGCAGCCCTGCGCGCCGCCGCCGCGATGCTCGCCGCCCGCGCCCGGCCCGCACCGACCCGCCGCAACCGGGTCACCAGTGTCTGGGCCCTGCTGATGATGGTCGCTCCCGAGATGGCCGAGTGGGCCACCTTCTTCGCCGCCGGTGCCAGCAAACGGGCCGCCGCCGAAGCCGGCATCCCCCGGGTGGTCACCGCCCGGGAAGCCGATGACCTGCTGCGCTCCGCCGGGCAGTTCGTCTCCCTGGTCGAGGACACCCTCGGGCTGGCCCACCAACCGGCGCTCGACCCGGCTCTCGACGGCCTGGCCGCTGCCTGA
- a CDS encoding helix-turn-helix transcriptional regulator gives MPSPHARTSTPDFGTTRLELMRATGQPSGTLYPILNRLLAAGWVHAQWEQIDPVAEGRPARRYYQLTPDGLVAARTELAALYATLRPHAPGHADPATGRLGTVTPETT, from the coding sequence ATGCCCTCTCCTCATGCCCGGACATCGACCCCTGACTTCGGAACTACTCGTCTAGAGCTGATGCGGGCCACCGGGCAGCCCAGCGGCACCCTCTACCCGATCCTCAACCGGCTCCTGGCCGCCGGCTGGGTGCACGCGCAGTGGGAGCAGATCGACCCGGTGGCCGAAGGCCGCCCGGCCCGGCGCTACTACCAGCTCACCCCGGACGGCCTGGTCGCCGCCCGCACCGAGCTGGCCGCGCTCTACGCCACGCTGCGCCCGCACGCACCCGGGCACGCCGACCCGGCCACCGGCCGACTCGGCACCGTCACTCCGGAAACCACCTGA
- a CDS encoding C39 family peptidase, translated as MNTIFRKSALSVAGLLTAGGVVAAPAVVAQAAGPGAADGGAREVAVQYEAQPNFYYCGPAATRIALTAQGKAPSQDEVAEKLGTTEAGTDSAEETTRVLNEVTGGDEYETVSIGAAAAKPEHVAKLKADVREAVDDDRAVVANIMGTASDVDGVAHSYEGGHYLTVTGYRDGGDTVKIADPYFEGQEYWMGLDVLADWTAKRGYSA; from the coding sequence ATGAACACGATCTTCCGTAAGTCTGCTCTGTCGGTTGCTGGTCTGCTGACCGCTGGTGGTGTGGTGGCCGCTCCTGCGGTGGTGGCGCAGGCCGCTGGTCCGGGTGCCGCCGACGGCGGTGCGCGTGAGGTGGCGGTGCAGTACGAGGCGCAGCCGAACTTCTACTACTGCGGGCCGGCGGCGACGCGGATCGCGTTGACGGCGCAGGGTAAGGCCCCGTCGCAGGACGAGGTGGCGGAGAAGTTGGGGACGACCGAGGCCGGTACCGATTCGGCTGAGGAGACGACCCGGGTACTCAACGAGGTGACCGGTGGTGACGAGTACGAGACGGTGTCGATCGGTGCGGCCGCGGCGAAGCCGGAGCATGTGGCGAAGCTGAAGGCGGATGTGCGTGAGGCGGTGGACGACGACCGGGCCGTGGTGGCGAACATCATGGGCACGGCGTCGGACGTCGACGGGGTGGCGCATTCGTACGAGGGTGGGCACTACCTGACGGTGACGGGTTACCGCGATGGTGGTGACACGGTGAAGATCGCTGACCCGTACTTCGAGGGCCAGGAGTACTGGATGGGCCTCGATGTGCTGGCTGACTGGACCGCCAAGCGCGGCTACTCCGCCTGA
- a CDS encoding IS982 family transposase yields the protein MTQDLDTLLTALYVKIDDSIRTPRWRGRPPLLTDSELVCLAVAQVLLGARSEAHWIRYARVHLAGMFPYLPQRPGYNKRLRAALPLIKKTIRNLARDSDFWFDNHWIVDSTPVPCGMSRPTVQRSDLAGWAGYGYCASHSRFFWGLRLYLVCTPTGMPILWALANPKIGEREVLAAMLEVEAGVVAEHDGILLISDKGFASGPLERELADQGITLLRPSRKREKARYGEPMLKKVRQLIESVNDTLKGQLDLEEHGGRTFVGVAVRVAQRLLAMAAAIWHNNKTGAPVTRSLIAYDH from the coding sequence GTGACGCAAGACCTGGACACCCTCTTGACCGCACTGTACGTGAAGATCGACGACAGCATCCGCACGCCCCGGTGGCGCGGCAGACCACCACTGCTGACCGACTCCGAACTGGTCTGCCTGGCCGTGGCACAGGTCCTGCTCGGCGCCCGTTCCGAAGCCCACTGGATCCGCTACGCCCGGGTCCACCTGGCCGGCATGTTCCCCTACCTACCGCAGCGGCCCGGCTACAACAAACGGCTCCGCGCCGCCCTCCCGCTGATCAAGAAGACGATCCGGAACCTGGCCCGCGACAGCGACTTCTGGTTCGACAACCACTGGATCGTCGACTCCACCCCGGTGCCGTGCGGCATGTCCCGCCCCACCGTGCAACGTTCGGACCTGGCCGGCTGGGCCGGATACGGCTACTGCGCCTCCCACTCCCGGTTCTTCTGGGGACTGCGCCTGTACCTGGTCTGCACCCCGACCGGGATGCCGATCCTGTGGGCCCTGGCGAACCCGAAGATCGGCGAGCGGGAGGTCCTCGCCGCGATGCTGGAGGTCGAGGCCGGTGTCGTCGCAGAACACGACGGCATCCTGTTGATCAGCGACAAGGGCTTCGCGTCCGGACCACTCGAGCGGGAACTCGCCGACCAGGGCATCACCCTGCTACGCCCGTCACGCAAGCGGGAGAAGGCCCGCTACGGCGAACCGATGCTCAAGAAGGTCCGGCAGCTGATCGAGTCGGTCAACGACACCCTCAAGGGCCAGCTTGATCTTGAGGAACACGGTGGGCGGACCTTCGTCGGCGTCGCCGTACGGGTGGCCCAGCGACTCCTCGCGATGGCCGCCGCGATCTGGCACAACAACAAGACCGGCGCACCCGTCACCCGGTCCCTGATCGCCTACGACCACTGA
- a CDS encoding PadR family transcriptional regulator → MDTTQLLKGVLDLAVLAVLQHEDGYGYDILRRLRTAGLTEVGDASVYGTLRRLFQAGLLTTYVVPSEEGPHRKYYSLNGAGRDQLTRSGKTWRGFATTMDNLLDDRGVAA, encoded by the coding sequence GTGGATACCACCCAGCTTCTCAAAGGGGTGCTCGATCTGGCCGTCCTCGCTGTGCTGCAGCACGAGGACGGCTACGGCTACGACATCCTGCGGCGACTACGCACCGCCGGGCTGACCGAGGTCGGCGACGCCTCGGTGTACGGCACGCTGCGCCGGCTGTTCCAGGCCGGTCTGCTCACCACCTACGTGGTCCCGTCCGAGGAGGGCCCGCACCGCAAGTACTACTCACTCAACGGCGCCGGGCGTGACCAGTTGACCCGCTCCGGCAAGACCTGGCGCGGCTTCGCCACGACGATGGACAACCTACTTGACGATCGGGGGGTGGCGGCGTGA
- a CDS encoding M48 family metalloprotease, which yields MSITASPPSAGPQDGADPDRRRLRALLSGAALLPSDTSVRYAVLAGMVLATTSIIYTRLWLDRLGPDSPYQGCSAELTQLGNVWQIAEPLPAYRPIMERIAGCLRDDAAAASSWAMVGIVVVAAAAVAGYLALPRWRIRRRGLRPLGPEAPEGLVAHLDTLVTRAGLTRAPTFWLDPYARDQAHAFGTQRHCRIALHPAVVGDFTDPARRGRFDAVVLHELAHLRNRDIRYTYLTQTTWWSFLLLAVAPYLVFRLLPIGFGDADGWWPAPMHPDTPLLERFLSIAVLMVIMLSSQSILRIRETHADIASAAIGDPTPLRKLMEEEQQRQSRWWWLSSHPPARQRAQLLLDPTRLPATGLVVAVCVSFAVALLQSSYNEMLVQLALVFSGDSTAFFLAYPTLSLLTHFTGALLLAGIAAVIGWHAVLRQQLLSGVRRPWLAPPVLACALAAGVLAGEPFAIYHGSVGSWGLFDSVGATGWARWISAGALVGMMLVVVLWVRQAAQVFTGMVDRTPRWGVLLTTLVAAIALYPYHVSWSGMHDSPLMATVVDFLIVNPDLAWTAEWSPPARSWAMRASLPMVAIAAIPGSALLLAAPSVAVTVLALLRPPADTPRWWQTAGLGASGARPARPRRPRLARAVWTGIGGTAAFLAAATLLALLVRARGGPADGVNIVGAGTYLQLVTGYLIAGSAAVTALVAGLVVGSVGRFPLALLAATLTTSGGVLLSAVPIIAGICGTGRSVECLPIIGRSIMVTTMFGAPWAILLGCVGALLATGLAAAVGALRKRRTMPEDDPADARPVASRPVRALYGTILVTLLLAPLAVGAWLLVRLAT from the coding sequence GTGAGCATCACGGCGTCACCGCCGTCGGCCGGGCCGCAGGACGGTGCCGATCCGGATCGACGACGGCTGCGGGCCCTGCTCAGCGGCGCCGCGCTCCTGCCCTCGGACACGTCGGTCCGCTACGCCGTCCTGGCCGGCATGGTGCTCGCCACCACCAGCATCATTTACACCAGACTGTGGTTGGACCGCCTCGGTCCGGACAGCCCGTATCAGGGTTGCTCAGCAGAGTTGACGCAGCTCGGCAACGTCTGGCAGATCGCGGAGCCGCTGCCGGCGTACCGGCCGATCATGGAACGAATCGCCGGATGCCTGCGTGACGACGCCGCCGCCGCGTCGAGCTGGGCGATGGTCGGGATCGTCGTCGTAGCAGCCGCCGCCGTCGCCGGCTACCTGGCTCTGCCCCGGTGGCGGATCCGACGACGCGGACTGCGTCCACTCGGGCCCGAGGCACCGGAAGGGCTCGTCGCCCACCTCGACACGCTGGTCACCCGCGCCGGCCTGACTCGGGCACCGACCTTCTGGCTGGACCCGTACGCCCGGGACCAGGCACACGCGTTCGGCACCCAGCGACACTGCCGAATAGCGCTGCATCCGGCCGTGGTCGGGGACTTCACCGATCCGGCTCGACGCGGCCGGTTCGACGCCGTGGTGCTGCACGAGCTGGCGCACCTGCGCAACCGCGACATCCGCTACACCTACCTCACCCAGACCACCTGGTGGTCGTTCCTGCTGCTCGCCGTCGCCCCGTACCTGGTGTTCCGGCTGCTGCCGATCGGATTCGGCGACGCCGACGGGTGGTGGCCGGCCCCCATGCATCCGGACACCCCACTGCTAGAGCGATTCCTGTCTATCGCTGTACTGATGGTGATAATGCTGAGCAGTCAGTCGATCCTGCGGATACGCGAGACGCACGCCGACATTGCATCGGCCGCAATCGGCGACCCGACCCCCTTGCGAAAGTTGATGGAGGAGGAGCAGCAGCGCCAGTCCCGGTGGTGGTGGCTGAGCAGCCATCCACCCGCCCGGCAGCGGGCCCAGTTGCTGCTGGATCCGACCCGGCTGCCGGCCACCGGCCTCGTCGTGGCCGTCTGCGTCAGTTTCGCCGTCGCGCTGCTGCAGTCCAGCTACAACGAGATGCTGGTGCAACTCGCCCTCGTGTTCTCCGGTGATTCCACTGCGTTCTTCCTGGCCTATCCGACGCTGAGTCTGCTCACCCACTTCACAGGCGCGTTGCTACTGGCCGGGATCGCCGCCGTGATCGGCTGGCATGCCGTGCTGCGCCAGCAGCTGCTGTCCGGAGTCCGACGACCGTGGCTGGCGCCGCCGGTGCTGGCCTGCGCCCTGGCCGCCGGGGTCCTGGCCGGGGAGCCGTTCGCTATCTACCACGGCAGCGTGGGCAGCTGGGGTTTGTTCGACTCCGTCGGTGCCACCGGATGGGCGCGCTGGATCTCGGCGGGTGCGCTGGTCGGCATGATGCTGGTCGTCGTGCTGTGGGTACGACAGGCCGCGCAGGTGTTCACCGGCATGGTCGACCGGACGCCACGGTGGGGAGTGCTGCTGACGACGCTGGTAGCGGCGATCGCGCTCTACCCGTACCACGTGTCGTGGTCCGGCATGCACGACAGCCCGCTGATGGCAACCGTCGTCGATTTCCTAATTGTCAACCCCGACCTGGCCTGGACCGCCGAGTGGTCGCCGCCGGCACGGTCGTGGGCGATGCGAGCGTCCCTGCCGATGGTGGCGATCGCGGCGATTCCGGGTTCGGCGCTGCTGCTGGCGGCACCGAGCGTGGCGGTCACCGTCCTGGCGTTGCTGCGCCCGCCGGCCGACACGCCCCGCTGGTGGCAGACCGCCGGGCTGGGTGCCTCGGGTGCCCGGCCGGCGCGGCCACGCCGGCCACGGCTCGCACGGGCCGTCTGGACCGGCATCGGCGGCACGGCGGCGTTCCTGGCCGCCGCGACGCTGCTGGCCCTGTTGGTCCGGGCACGAGGCGGCCCAGCGGACGGGGTGAACATCGTCGGTGCCGGCACCTACCTGCAGCTGGTCACCGGCTACCTGATCGCCGGCTCCGCTGCGGTGACCGCGCTGGTCGCCGGCTTGGTGGTCGGATCCGTCGGGCGGTTCCCGCTGGCGTTGCTGGCCGCGACGCTGACGACCTCCGGCGGGGTGCTCCTGTCAGCGGTGCCGATCATCGCGGGCATCTGCGGTACCGGTCGGTCGGTCGAGTGTCTGCCGATCATCGGGCGAAGCATCATGGTCACCACGATGTTCGGGGCACCGTGGGCCATCCTGCTCGGCTGCGTCGGCGCGCTGCTCGCGACCGGGCTCGCTGCGGCGGTCGGTGCGCTCCGCAAACGACGCACCATGCCCGAGGACGACCCAGCGGACGCCAGGCCGGTAGCCAGCCGGCCGGTCCGAGCACTCTACGGCACCATCCTCGTCACACTGTTGCTGGCTCCGCTGGCGGTCGGCGCTTGGCTGCTGGTGCGGCTGGCCACCTGA
- a CDS encoding DNA polymerase Y family protein: protein MATPAGRPTRALVVWCPDWPVTAAEIIDGVPATGPVAVLHANRVVACTAAARADGVHPGLRRREAQSRCPGLTVLDHDPARDARAFEPVVAAIEQVVAGVEVHRPGACAVAARGPARYFGGEEAAAEQIVEHVAQVCEVESQVGVADGFFAAGLAARTGRIVPPGDSRTFLAGLPLRVLGRPDLAGLLRRLGLRTLGDFAALPARDVLARFGPDAALAHRLAAGRDEQPFTPRQPPPELSVTADYDEPLDRVDAAAFAARALAEQLHDQLSGNGLACTRVGIEAVTAHGQELHRVWRHDGMLTAAAITDRLRWQLDGWLTGAAARRPGAGTAASPPAPTAGIVRLRLVPDGVLARVALQPGLWGEIGAEDARARRALTRVQGLLGPDAVVTAVLGGGRSPVDQVRLVPWGDERAPTRPEAPPWPGRLPPPAPAVVLPAPLPAEVYDAAGEPVTVSARLVVSAPPARVAVGTGTPVDVTGWAGPWPLDERWWAPAEARRRARFQVALADGSALLIARTDGRWVVEAVYD from the coding sequence ATGGCCACCCCGGCCGGCCGGCCCACCCGGGCGCTGGTCGTCTGGTGCCCCGACTGGCCGGTGACGGCCGCCGAGATCATCGACGGCGTGCCGGCCACCGGGCCGGTCGCCGTGCTGCACGCCAACCGGGTGGTCGCCTGCACCGCGGCTGCCCGCGCCGACGGCGTACATCCCGGGTTGCGCCGACGGGAGGCGCAGAGCCGCTGCCCCGGGCTCACCGTGCTCGACCACGACCCGGCCCGCGACGCCCGGGCGTTCGAGCCGGTCGTCGCCGCGATCGAACAGGTCGTCGCCGGAGTCGAGGTGCACCGCCCCGGGGCGTGCGCCGTCGCCGCCCGAGGCCCGGCCCGCTACTTCGGCGGCGAGGAGGCCGCCGCCGAGCAGATCGTCGAACACGTCGCGCAGGTCTGCGAAGTCGAAAGCCAGGTGGGTGTCGCCGACGGGTTCTTCGCCGCCGGGCTGGCCGCCCGTACCGGCCGGATCGTCCCGCCCGGCGACAGCCGCACGTTCCTGGCCGGGCTGCCGCTGCGGGTGCTCGGCCGACCCGACCTGGCCGGCCTGCTGCGCCGGCTCGGTCTGCGTACCCTCGGGGATTTCGCCGCGCTGCCGGCCCGCGACGTGCTCGCCCGGTTCGGCCCCGACGCGGCGCTGGCCCACCGGCTCGCCGCCGGGCGCGACGAACAGCCGTTCACCCCCCGACAACCGCCCCCCGAACTGTCCGTCACCGCCGACTACGACGAACCGCTCGACCGGGTCGACGCGGCCGCGTTCGCCGCCCGCGCCCTGGCCGAGCAGCTGCACGACCAGCTCAGCGGGAACGGACTGGCCTGCACCCGGGTCGGCATCGAAGCGGTCACCGCACACGGCCAGGAACTGCACCGCGTCTGGCGGCACGACGGCATGCTCACCGCCGCGGCGATCACCGACCGGCTGCGCTGGCAGCTCGACGGCTGGCTCACCGGAGCCGCCGCCCGCCGGCCGGGTGCCGGCACCGCCGCGTCACCGCCGGCGCCCACCGCCGGGATCGTCCGGCTGCGGCTCGTCCCGGACGGGGTGCTCGCCCGGGTCGCCCTGCAGCCCGGCCTGTGGGGGGAGATCGGCGCGGAGGACGCCCGGGCGCGCCGGGCGTTGACCCGGGTGCAGGGGCTGCTCGGGCCGGACGCGGTGGTCACCGCCGTGCTCGGTGGCGGTCGGTCCCCGGTCGACCAGGTCCGACTGGTGCCGTGGGGCGACGAACGGGCGCCGACCCGGCCCGAAGCGCCGCCGTGGCCCGGCCGGCTGCCACCACCGGCACCGGCGGTCGTGCTGCCCGCCCCGCTGCCGGCCGAGGTGTACGACGCGGCAGGCGAACCGGTCACCGTCAGCGCCCGGCTGGTGGTCAGCGCCCCACCGGCCCGGGTCGCCGTCGGTACGGGCACCCCGGTCGACGTCACCGGCTGGGCCGGCCCGTGGCCGCTCGACGAACGCTGGTGGGCGCCGGCCGAGGCGCGCCGCCGGGCCCGGTTCCAGGTCGCGCTCGCCGACGGCAGCGCCCTGCTGATCGCCCGCACCGACGGGCGCTGGGTGGTGGAGGCCGTCTATGACTGA
- a CDS encoding error-prone DNA polymerase, protein MTDDPMVVDPLAVDGDGGDAPGWTRKRAPYTPPPGLTAPSAAPSAAPLVTAGGGPAAAGGGPVTPYAELHCHSNFSFLDGASHPEELVEEAVRLGLTALAVTDHDGCYGVVRFAEAAAAYGLPTVFGAELSLSTMDTADRRAAPRTGEPDPAGRHLLALARGPAGYARLARVISRAQLRGGEKGRPDYGSLEQVAAELRDHVLVLTGCRKGAVPAALRTGGAAAADAELDRLVALFGADGVAVELTDHGHPDDGDRNDALAELAGARGLPTVASGNVHYATPARHRMAAVLAAIRARRGLDDIDGWLPAAGAAHLRSGAEMAARFADYPGAVARAAAYGAELAFDLQLVAPRLPDHPVPAGHTEMSWLRELTWRGALERYGPREAHPEAYRQLDHELDMIERLDFPGYFLVVHDIVAFCREADIYCQGRGSAANSAVCYALRITNVDAVRHQLLFERFLAPERDGPPDIDVDIESGRREEVIQYVYRRYGREHTAQVANVISYRPRSAVRDVARAFGFSPGQQDAWSKQIDHYGAVAAAGEDIPAQVVAYADELQTFPRHLGVHSGGMVICDRPVIEVCPVEWARMPGRTVLQWDKDDCASVGLVKFDLLGLGMLTALHDAHDLIGSELDLSAMSLDDPEVYAMLCRADSVGVFQVESRAQMATLPRLKPTCFYDLVVEVALIRPGPIQGGSVHPYIRRRNGQDPVTYPHPLMRNALEKTLGVPLFQEQLMQLAIDLAGFDAAGADQLRRAMGSKRSASRMAAIRDRLYAGMAGRGITGELADDLYVKLSAFASFGFPESHAMSFAYLVYASAWLKRYHPAPFLAALLNAQPMGFYSPQTLVDDARRHGVRVHRPDVNASGAAATLVVDARTRWGGAPGEPPHQWGVGGPQVRLGLSAVRSIGDDLAERIEAERAAHGPYRDMPDLARRVGLTAAQLEALATADAFACFGLTRRQALWGAGAAAQERADRLPGVAVGVAAPALPGLEEVDALMADVWATGLSPENHPVRFVRDRLAAAGAVPIAALGRVEAGTRVRVGGIVTHRQRPATAGGVTFVNLEDETGMLNVTCSPGLWQRYRTVARSSAALLVRGRLEKAEGVINLVADRLDAVTTPVSPTSRDFR, encoded by the coding sequence ATGACTGACGACCCGATGGTGGTCGACCCGCTCGCGGTCGACGGCGACGGCGGTGACGCGCCGGGCTGGACCCGCAAACGGGCACCGTACACACCGCCGCCGGGGCTGACCGCGCCGTCGGCCGCACCGTCGGCCGCGCCGCTGGTCACCGCCGGTGGGGGGCCGGCCGCCGCCGGGGGCGGGCCGGTCACGCCGTACGCCGAACTGCACTGCCACAGCAACTTCAGTTTCCTCGACGGGGCCAGCCACCCGGAGGAGCTGGTCGAGGAGGCGGTCCGGCTGGGGTTGACCGCGCTGGCCGTCACCGACCACGACGGCTGCTACGGGGTGGTGCGGTTCGCCGAGGCGGCCGCCGCGTACGGACTGCCGACCGTGTTCGGTGCAGAGCTGTCCCTCAGCACCATGGACACCGCAGACCGGCGGGCGGCACCGCGCACCGGGGAGCCGGATCCGGCCGGGCGACATCTCCTGGCGTTGGCCCGTGGCCCGGCCGGCTACGCCCGGCTGGCCCGGGTCATCTCCCGGGCGCAGCTGCGCGGCGGAGAGAAGGGCCGACCCGACTACGGCAGCCTGGAGCAGGTCGCCGCCGAGTTGCGCGACCACGTACTGGTGCTGACCGGCTGCCGCAAGGGGGCGGTGCCGGCGGCGCTGCGTACCGGCGGAGCAGCCGCCGCCGACGCGGAGCTGGACCGGCTGGTGGCGCTGTTCGGTGCGGACGGCGTCGCGGTCGAGCTGACCGACCACGGGCATCCGGACGACGGCGACCGCAACGACGCCCTCGCCGAGCTGGCCGGCGCCCGCGGGCTGCCGACGGTGGCCAGCGGCAACGTGCACTACGCCACGCCGGCCCGGCACCGGATGGCCGCCGTGCTGGCCGCGATCCGGGCCCGGCGCGGCCTGGACGACATCGACGGCTGGCTGCCCGCTGCCGGCGCCGCCCACCTGCGCTCCGGTGCCGAGATGGCGGCCCGGTTCGCCGACTACCCGGGTGCGGTGGCCCGGGCCGCCGCGTACGGCGCCGAACTGGCGTTCGACCTGCAGCTGGTCGCCCCCCGGCTGCCGGACCACCCGGTGCCGGCCGGACACACCGAGATGAGCTGGCTGCGGGAGCTGACCTGGCGGGGCGCGCTGGAACGGTACGGCCCCCGCGAGGCCCACCCGGAGGCGTACCGGCAGCTCGACCACGAACTCGACATGATCGAGCGGCTGGACTTCCCCGGCTACTTCCTGGTCGTGCACGACATCGTGGCGTTCTGCCGCGAAGCCGACATCTACTGCCAGGGGCGGGGGTCGGCGGCCAACTCGGCGGTCTGCTACGCGCTGCGGATCACCAACGTCGACGCGGTCCGCCACCAGCTGCTGTTCGAACGGTTCCTCGCCCCGGAACGCGACGGCCCGCCGGACATCGACGTCGACATCGAGTCCGGCCGCCGCGAGGAGGTCATCCAGTACGTGTACCGCCGCTACGGCCGGGAACACACCGCCCAGGTGGCCAACGTGATCTCGTACCGGCCCCGGTCGGCGGTGCGCGACGTGGCCCGCGCGTTCGGGTTCTCGCCCGGCCAGCAGGACGCCTGGAGCAAACAGATCGACCACTACGGCGCGGTCGCGGCGGCCGGGGAGGACATTCCGGCGCAGGTGGTGGCGTACGCCGACGAACTGCAGACCTTCCCCCGGCATCTGGGCGTCCACTCCGGCGGCATGGTGATCTGCGACCGGCCGGTGATCGAGGTGTGCCCGGTGGAGTGGGCCCGGATGCCGGGGCGCACCGTGCTGCAGTGGGACAAGGACGACTGCGCCAGCGTCGGCCTGGTCAAGTTCGACCTGCTCGGGCTCGGCATGCTCACCGCGCTGCACGACGCGCACGACCTGATCGGCTCCGAACTGGACCTGAGCGCCATGTCGCTGGACGACCCCGAGGTGTACGCGATGCTGTGCCGGGCCGACTCGGTCGGGGTGTTCCAGGTGGAGAGCCGCGCCCAGATGGCCACCCTGCCCCGGCTGAAACCGACCTGCTTCTACGACCTGGTCGTCGAGGTGGCGTTGATCCGGCCCGGCCCGATCCAGGGCGGCTCGGTGCACCCGTACATCCGCCGGCGCAACGGCCAGGACCCGGTGACCTACCCGCATCCGCTGATGCGCAACGCGTTGGAGAAGACCCTCGGGGTGCCGCTGTTCCAGGAGCAGCTGATGCAGTTGGCGATCGACCTGGCCGGCTTCGACGCCGCCGGCGCCGACCAGCTGCGCCGGGCGATGGGGTCGAAACGGTCGGCGTCTCGGATGGCCGCGATCCGCGACCGGCTGTACGCCGGAATGGCCGGCCGGGGCATCACCGGTGAACTGGCCGACGACCTGTACGTGAAGCTGAGCGCGTTCGCCAGCTTCGGGTTCCCGGAGAGCCACGCGATGAGCTTCGCCTACCTGGTGTACGCCAGTGCCTGGCTCAAGCGTTACCACCCGGCACCGTTCCTGGCCGCGCTGCTCAACGCCCAGCCGATGGGGTTCTACTCGCCGCAGACCCTGGTGGACGACGCCCGCCGGCACGGGGTACGGGTGCACCGGCCGGACGTCAACGCCAGCGGCGCGGCGGCCACCCTGGTCGTCGACGCCCGTACCCGGTGGGGTGGCGCGCCGGGGGAGCCGCCGCACCAGTGGGGGGTCGGCGGCCCGCAGGTGCGCCTCGGCCTGTCGGCGGTCCGGAGCATCGGCGACGACCTGGCCGAGCGGATCGAGGCCGAGCGGGCCGCGCACGGGCCGTACCGGGACATGCCGGACCTGGCCCGCCGGGTCGGGCTGACCGCTGCCCAGCTGGAGGCGCTGGCCACCGCCGACGCGTTCGCCTGTTTCGGGCTGACCCGTCGGCAGGCGCTGTGGGGGGCCGGGGCGGCCGCGCAGGAACGCGCCGACCGGCTGCCGGGTGTCGCCGTCGGGGTCGCGGCGCCGGCCCTGCCCGGTCTGGAGGAGGTCGACGCGTTGATGGCCGACGTGTGGGCCACCGGGCTGTCGCCGGAGAATCATCCGGTGCGGTTCGTCCGGGACCGGCTGGCCGCCGCCGGGGCGGTGCCGATCGCCGCCCTGGGTCGGGTCGAGGCCGGCACCCGGGTCCGGGTCGGCGGTATCGTCACCCACCGGCAGCGCCCGGCGACCGCCGGTGGGGTGACGTTCGTGAACCTGGAGGACGAGACCGGGATGCTCAACGTGACCTGCTCACCCGGGCTGTGGCAGCGCTACCGGACGGTGGCCCGGTCCAGCGCGGCGCTGCTGGTGCGGGGCCGGCTGGAGAAGGCCGAAGGGGTGATCAACCTGGTCGCCGACCGGCTGGACGCGGTGACCACCCCGGTCAGTCCGACGTCCCGGGACTTCCGCTGA